A region of Carettochelys insculpta isolate YL-2023 chromosome 9, ASM3395843v1, whole genome shotgun sequence DNA encodes the following proteins:
- the LOC142017953 gene encoding LOW QUALITY PROTEIN: uncharacterized protein LOC142017953 (The sequence of the model RefSeq protein was modified relative to this genomic sequence to represent the inferred CDS: deleted 2 bases in 1 codon): MNLAGAKKAICQIPKPSNRKQLRAFLGTAGFCRLWIPDFGVLAKPLYECVKGSDRDLFCFTKEAQHAFKALKIVRVMEAPALGLSDITKPFQLYVHERKGVALGILTQKVGSWKRPVAYFSKQIDTVARGWPVCLRAVAAAAIVLEEAGKLTLGGEVEVNTPHAVQALLEAKGGLWLTQARLTKYQASLLENAEVKLVTSPTLNPATLLPEKGTEEIEHDCLETIDTQCSSRPDLKDQPLLNADLEWFTDGSSQVINGKRRAGYAIVSLHETIEARPLPVGTSAQLEELIALTRALEMAKNLRVTIWTDSKFVRDNQPIPLDQPLHDIQPGDSVLLRTWKEEPLQKKWKGPHLVLLTTKTAAKLQGVKPWVHFTRVKVEPAEEKEWTVSRVTQEAEEDLGLKLLFKY; encoded by the exons ATGAACTTGGCAGGAGCGAAAAAAGCAATTTGTCAAATCCCTAAGCCCAGCAATAGGAAACAACTGCGTGCCTTTTTGGGAACAGCAGGATTTTGTAGATTATGGATACCTGATTTTGGGGTACTGGCTAAGCCTCTTTACGAGTGTGTTAAAGGAAGTGACAGagacttgttttgttttacaaaagaggctcaacatgcatttaaagctttaaaa atTGTGCGTGtaatggaagctccagccctaggtctatcagatattactaaaccatttcagctgtatgtgcatgaaaggaagggagtggcCCTGGGAATATTAACTCAAAAGGTGGGAAGTTGGAAGCGACCTGTGGCTTACTTCTCTAAACAAATAGATACTGTTGCTAGAGGCTGGCCAGTGTGCCTGCGGGCGGTGGCGGCTGCAGCCATCGTCTTAGAGGAGGCAGGAAAACTCACTTTGGGAGGGGAAGTTGAGGTCAACACCCCACACGCTGTCCAAGCCCTGCTGGAGGCAAAAGGAGGGCTTTGGCTCACGCAAGCCCGACTCACAAAGTACCAAGCGTCGTTGTTAGAGAATGCAGAAGTTAAGTTGGTAACCAGTCCAACTTTGAACCCAGCCACCCTGTTACCTGAAAAGGGGACAGAGGAAATTGAGCATGACTGTTTAGAGACTATTGACACTCAATGTTCGAGCCGCCCTGACCTTAAGGACCAACCACTTTTAAATGCGGACTTAGAGTGGTTCACAGATGGCAGTTCCCAGGTGATAAACGGAAAAAGGAGAGCTGGATATGCGATAGTCAGCCTGCACGAAACTATTGAGGCCCGTCCTTTACCAGTGGGTACATCAGCTCAGCTAGAAGAACTTATAGCCCTCACTCGAGCCCTGGAAATGGCTAAGAATCTGCGAGTTACAATTTGGACAGACTCTAA GTTTGTTCGTGACAATCAGCCCATTCCGTTGGACCAACCCCTTCACGatattcagccaggagacagcgtCTTGCTTCGGACGTGGAAAGAAGAGCCCCTTCAAAagaagtggaaaggaccccaccttgTTTTATTGACTACTAAGACTGCGGCTAAACTACAAGGGGTCAAACCGTGGGTCCATTTCACTCGAGTAAAGGTCGAACCtgctgaggaaaaggagtggactgTGAGCCGTGTTACCCAAGAAGCTGAAGAGGACTTAGGACTGAAATTATTGTTTAAGTATTAA